The DNA segment CAGACCGTAATCGTTTCGCGATACTCGCCAAAGACTGCGCGGAGTGTGTCTGCAATCTCTCCCACTGTGGCCAGTGCTTCGACGGCCTGAACGATGTGCGGCATGAGGTTTGTTTTCTCTGCGCCGGAGTCGATTGCGGCATCCTTCAGTTGCTGAAGCGCCTGCTTCCAACTGGCATGGTCGCGCCGTGTTCTCAGGGCGCGTAGTCGCTCAACCTGGCGACGTTCCAGGTCCTCGTCGAGGCGCTGTAGAGGCATCTCTGGCTCGTCTCCGCCGCGGTCGCTGGCGAATTTGTTTACACCTACAATGACCGTCTCGCCTGAGTCCACCTTGCGCTGCCAGACGTAGGCTGCCTGCTGTATCTGCTGCTGCACCCAGCCGGATTCGACAGCTCTCAGCTCTCCGCCCAACTGATCGATGCGCGCAAAATAATCCTGTGCCTCGGCCTCTAGTTGATCGGTCAGAGCTTCGACGTAATACGAGCCACCCAGAGGATCGGCGACCTGTGGCACGCCGCTTTCATGAGCAAGAATCTGCTGCGTGCGCAATGCAATGCGTGCGGCGTTTTCTGTGGGCAAGGCCAGTGCTTCGTCAAATCCATTGGTGTGCAGGCTTTGCGTACCGCCCATCACCGCTGCCAGCGCTTCCAGAGTAGTGCGAACGATGTTGTTCTCCGGCTGCTGCGCGGTCAATGTTGAGCCTGCTGTCTGCGTATGAAAACGAAGCGTCCACGAGCGGGGATTCGCAGCCTTGTATTCCTCGCGCATCCAACGGGCCCAGATGCGCCGCGCTGCGCGAAACTTGGCGACTTCTTCAAAGAGATTGGAATGCGCGTTGAAGAAGAAGCTAAGCCGCGGAGCAAAGCTATCGATGCTCAGGCCCGCGGCCAGCGCGGCATCCACAT comes from the Acidicapsa ligni genome and includes:
- a CDS encoding acyl-CoA mutase large subunit family protein yields the protein MPEELKPVYTTADRNAGAADNSLPGEYPYTRGIQPTMYRGRLWTMRQYAGMGDAEESNRRYRFLLAHGTSGLSVAFDLPTQTGYDSDSPMALGEVGRTGVAISSLEDMERLFAGIALDKVSTSMTINATASTLLAMYVAAARRAGADTRKLSGTVQNDILKEYIARGTYIYPVLPAMRLTTNLIAWAGEEIPEWNTISISGYHMREAGCTAAQEIAFTLANGRAYVDAALAAGLSIDSFAPRLSFFFNAHSNLFEEVAKFRAARRIWARWMREEYKAANPRSWTLRFHTQTAGSTLTAQQPENNIVRTTLEALAAVMGGTQSLHTNGFDEALALPTENAARIALRTQQILAHESGVPQVADPLGGSYYVEALTDQLEAEAQDYFARIDQLGGELRAVESGWVQQQIQQAAYVWQRKVDSGETVIVGVNKFASDRGGDEPEMPLQRLDEDLERRQVERLRALRTRRDHASWKQALQQLKDAAIDSGAEKTNLMPHIVQAVEALATVGEIADTLRAVFGEYRETITV